Below is a window of Clostridium sp. JN-1 DNA.
TCATTTTTATAATATTACCAATCAACTCCTGTTAGTTCACCTGGCTTAGGTTTTCTTACGTGAATAATCATTTCATATTCACATGCTCCAAACTTCAAAAAATTCTTTTGTGCTTGGATTAAACTAACATGATTAGCTCCACCCTCATATGTTGGATCTTTCAACTGAATTG
It encodes the following:
- a CDS encoding CPCC family cysteine-rich protein — encoded protein: MKYKCPCCGYYTFDEEPDGNYDICEICFWEDDPIQLKDPTYEGGANHVSLIQAQKNFLKFGACEYEMIIHVRKPKPGELTGVDW